One part of the Musa acuminata AAA Group cultivar baxijiao chromosome BXJ1-5, Cavendish_Baxijiao_AAA, whole genome shotgun sequence genome encodes these proteins:
- the LOC135673527 gene encoding CSC1-like protein At4g35870 yields the protein MATAAPPPYPDDPAAAWYGSIQYLLNISAAGAASCLLLFLLVKLRSDHRRSPGLSALASKLLAVYHATTAQIALHCGADAAQFLLIERASFAILLAVALVALCAGLPLNLWAGSAPLADQFARTTISHIRPGSPLLWLPFLLAAIVVAIAHVGISRMEDDLRITRFRDGNRHPSDPNSGSVSMFTVMVQGIPKSLAANKAQLEEYFQHRYPGKVYRVIVPFDLCTLEYLAAKWTKVQNEISSLEARIATPSLSDDDLYGSQLNQHQLWRRAKEAWAMIVVKLGLTKEERLKKLHDLRSVLQTKLLDYKEGRAPGAGIAFIVFKDVYTTNKAVRDLRTERKRRPTGQFFPVMELQLGRNRWRVERAPPAVDIYWNHLGLSKVSLRMRKIAVNGCLLLMLLFCSSPLAVINAMKSAARIINAEAVDNAQLWLTWFEGSSWLGAVILQFLPNVLIFVSMYIIIPSALSYLSKFECHLTVSREQRAALLKMVCFFLVNLILLRAMVESSLEGAILGMGKCYLDGEDCRRIEQYMSASFLTRSCLSSLAFLITSTFLGISFDLLAPVPWIKNILKKFRKNDMVQLVPEENDGYPLEENGQENYLRMPLVSEREDTYGSNGVEEHDLSVYPVNRSFHVPKQTFDFAQYYAFNLTIFALTMIYSLFAPLVVPVGAVYFGYRYVVDKYNFLFVYRARGFPAGNDGKLMDRVLCIMHFCVVLFLLSMLLFFTVQGDSTKLQAIFILGLLLCYKMLPSRIDGFQPSLLEGMQNIDSFVDGQTDYEVFSNLEFNWNVYQS from the coding sequence CGACGATCCCGCCGCCGCGTGGTACGGGAGCATACAGTACCTCCTCAACATCTCCGCCGCTGGCGCCGCCTcttgcctcctcctcttccttctcgtcAAGCTTCGGTCTGACCACCGCCGCTCCCCCGGCCTCTCTGCCCTAGCCTCCAAGCTCCTCGCCGTCTACCACGCCACCACCGCCCAGATCGCCCTCCATTGCGGCGCCGATGCTGCTCAATTCCTGCTCATCGAGCGCGCTAGCTTCGCCATCCTCCTCGCTGTCGCTCTCGTTGCCCTCTGCGCCGGGCTGCCACTCAATCTCTGGGCCGGATCGGCGCCCCTCGCTGATCAGTTTGCTCGCACCACCATCTCCCACATCCGGCCAGGCTCGCCGCTGCTCTGGCTCCCCTTCCTTCTTGCGGCAATCGTGGTCGCCATTGCCCACGTTGGGATCTCTCGGATGGAAGATGACCTCAGGATCACTCGATTCCGTGACGGGAACCGGCACCCTAGCGACCCCAATTCGGGATCGGTCTCGATGTTCACCGTCATGGTGCAGGGGATCCCCAAAAGCCTAGCTGCCAATAAAGCCCAGCTGGAGGAGTACTTTCAGCACCGCTATCCAGGGAAGGTCTACCGGGTGATCGTGCCTTTCGATTTGTGCACCCTGGAATATCTTGCTGCGAAGTGGACGAAGGTCCAGAATGAGATCTCTTCCTTGGAAGCTCGTATTGCAACCCCAAGCCTGTCCGATGATGACCTATACGGTAGCCAGCTTAATCAGCATCAACTATGGAGGAGAGCCAAAGAGGCGTGGGCAATGATTGTTGTAAAGTTGGGCCTTACAAAGGAAGAGAGGCTGAAGAAATTGCACGATCTGAGGTCGGTGTTGCAAACCAAACTGTTAGATTACAAGGAAGGGCGGGCACCGGGTGCTGGAATTGCATTCATTGTTTTTAAGGATGTTTACACCACCAACAAGGCTGTGAGGGATTTAAGAACCGAGAGAAAGAGGAGACCTACTGGGCAGTTCTTCCCTGTGATGGAACTCCAACTCGGACGGAACCGATGGAGGGTAGAGAGGGCCCCGCCTGCGGTCGATATATATTGGAATCATTTGGGTTTGAGCAAGGTTTCACTGAGAATGCGTAAGATAGCTGTGAATGGTTGCCTTCTTTTGATGCTTCTCTTCTGCAGTTCACCTCTTGCAGTGATTAATGCAATGAAGAGTGCTGCAAGGATTATCAATGCTGAGGCTGTGGACAATGCTCAGTTGTGGTTAACTTGGTTTGAAGGCTCGAGCTGGCTTGGGGCTGTTATCCTTCAGTTCTTGCCTAATGTCCTTATATTTGTGAGCATGTACATAATAATACCATCTGCCCTGTCCTACCTTTCCAAGTTTGAATGCCATCTTACTGTTTCTAGGGAGCAAAGAGCTGCATTGCTTAAAATGGTTTGCTTCTTTTTGGTAAATCTCATTCTTCTGCGTGCAATGGTTGAGTCGTCTCTGGAGGGTGCAATACTTGGTATGGGGAAATGTTACTTGGATGGAGAAGATTGCAGGCGTATCGAGCAGTACATGAGTGCATCATTCCTTACAAGGTCATGCCTCTCCTCTCTCGCTTTTCTGATTACAAGCACTTTTCTGGGGATATCCTTTGATCTCTTGGCTCCAGTACCCTGGATAAAGAACATACTGAAGAAATTTCGGAAAAATGACATGGTTCAGCTAGTTCCTGAGGAAAATGATGGCTACCCACTTGAAGAGAATGGCCAAGAAAACTATCTAAGGATGCCTCTTGTGTCAGAGAGAGAGGACACTTATGGTTCAAATGGGGTTGAAGAACATGATCTTTCTGTGTACCCTGTGAATAGGAGCTTCCATGTCCCAAAGCAGACATTTGACTTTGCACAGTACTATGCTTTCAACCTGACAATCTTTGCGCTGACCATGATCTATTCTTTGTTTGCCCCGCTTGTGGTCCCTGTTGGTGCTGTCTACTTTGGTTACCGCTATGTGGTGGACAAGTACAACTTCTTGTTTGTGTACAGAGCTCGAGGCTTTCCAGCTGGTAATGATGGGAAGCTGATGGACAGGGTATTGTGCATTATGCATTTCTGTGTGGTCTTGTTTCTTCTGTCGATGTTACTATTCTTCACAGTTCAGGGGGACTCTACAAAGCTGCAGGCTATTTTCATTCTTGGGTTGTTATTGTGCTATAAAATGCTCCCTTCCAGAATTGATGGATTTCAACCATCTTTATTAGAAGGAATGCAGAACATCGATAGCTTTGTAGATGGGCAAACTGACTATGAGGTTTTCTCAAACCTTGAATTTAATTGGAATGTATATCAATCTTGA
- the LOC135675215 gene encoding bZIP transcription factor 27-like — protein sequence MWRSEQGNHHGSTNNRVASSSSSSSSSSRSSPSSTTSSLLPQAPKRRTMEEVWKDIGLRSLHHQERLLTPLNHQRHSPTASPSFRAIILQDFLAGPLNRPHAAAKNLPLPPSTMPPTALSLSPRLEIQLMGSDAHGNSNSSSNGCRASFISPAFSDNMVRPPSPIGLFSFCSKEAMSEDPAACGDLRHKRMIKNRESAARSRARKQASPPILLSVCLKCLGCWLLTVPRAFQLDHRLISMNWSWRLLDCWRSNPGYRKNSRR from the coding sequence ATGTGGCGTTCAGAGCAAGGCAACCACCATGGAAGCACTAACAACAGGGTggcgtcctcctcctcttcctcctcatcgtcATCAAGATCCTCACCTTCGTCGACCACCTCCAGTCTCCTCCCACAGGCACCAAAGAGGAGGACCATGGAGGAGGTTTGGAAGGACATCGGCCTCCGCAGCCTCCACCACCAGGAGAGGCTCCTCACACCTCTGAACCACCAGCGCCACTCTCCCACCGCCTCACCCTCCTTCAGGGCCATCATCCTTCAGGACTTCCTTGCAGGGCCCTTGAATAGGCCTCATGCCGCCGCCAAGAACTTGCCGCTGCCGCCCTCCACCATGCCCCCTACCGCCCTCAGCTTGAGCCCTCGTCTGGAAATCCAACTCATGGGGTCCGATGCCCATGGCAACTCCAACTCCAGCTCCAACGGCTGCCGCGCCTCCTTCATCTCCCCTGCTTTCTCCGACAACATGGTCCGCCCGCCCTCGCCCATCGGCCTCTTCTCCTTCTGCTCCAAGGAGGCGATGTCGGAGGACCCCGCTGCTTGCGGCGACCTCCGGCACAAGCGCATGATCAAGAACCGGGAGTCCGCTGCCCGATCGCGCGCCAGGAAACAGGCATCTCCACCAATCCTTCTCTCCGTTTGCTTAAAATGTCTTGGCTGCTGGCTTCTCACTGTACCACGAGCTTTCCAACTTGATCACAGGCTTATATCAATGAACTGGAGCTGGAGGTTGCTCGACTGTTGGAGGAGCAATCCAGGCTACAGAAAGAACTCGAGGAGGTGa
- the LOC135673528 gene encoding GDSL esterase/lipase EXL3-like, whose translation MGMIASFARLCLLILLPYVLQAQARSSNRTTPALIVFGDSVVDPGNNNAIVTTVKCNFPPYGKDFIDHKATGRFSNGKIPSDMIASRLGIKQLVPAYLGTELDAEDLLTGVSFASGGSGYDPLTSELVQAIPMSEQLNMFKEYMKKLEEIAGERKARDIISRSLYLVITGTDDLANTYFTTPFRRAEYDLPSYIKFVVETATSFVQELYNLGARRISVSGISPIGCLPSQRTLAGGIERECADLYNQAAVIYNSELSKELQRLNHSLPGSRILFIDMYTSLLDLMQRPEAYGFKETARGCCGTGIYEVTLTCNSFTAPPCEDVSKYLFWDTYHPTERAYNIIIKKILRQYPSSLN comes from the exons ATGGGCATGATAGCTTCATTCGCTAGACTCTGCTTACTAATCCTCCTCCCCTACGTCCTCCAAGCCCAAGCTAGGTCCTCCAACAGAACAACTCCGGCGCTCATAGTGTTCGGCGACTCGGTCGTAGACCCAGGCAACAACAATGCCATCGTCACCACCGTCAAATGCAACTTCCCGCCCTACGGCAAAGACTTCATCGATCACAAAGCCACCGGCCGCTTCAGCAACGGGAAGATCCCCTCCGACATGATAG CTTCTAGACTAGGAATAAAGCAGCTCGTACCAGCATACCTTGGGACAGAGCTCGACGCCGAGGACCTCCTCACCGGCGTAAGCTTCGCTTCAGGTGGCTCGGGATACGATCCTCTGACAAGTGAATTGGTG CAAGCTATACCGATGAGCGAGCAGCTCAACATGTTTAAGGAGTACATGAAGAAGCTGGAAGAGATTGCGGGAGAGAGAAAGGCACGGGACATCATCTCCAGGAGTCTGTACCTCGTGATTACGGGGACCGATGACCTGGCGAACACGTACTTTACCACACCGTTTCGCAGAGCAGAGTACGATCTCCCCTCCTATATTAAGTTTGTGGTGGAGACGGCTACAAGCTTCGTGCAG GAACTGTACAATTTAGGGGCACGAAGGATCAGTGTCTCAGGAATATCTCCTATAGGGTGCCTACCATCACAAAGAACTCTGGCAGGAGGGATTGAAAGAGAATGTGCCGATCTCTATAACCAAGCTGCAGTCATATACAACTCTGAGCTATCAAAAGAGTTGCAAAGGCTTAACCATTCCCTACCAGGATCAAGAATACTCTTCATTGATATGTACACATCTTTGCTTGATCTGATGCAACGCCCTGAAGCTTATG GATTCAAGGAGACTGCAAGGGGATGCTGCGGCACAGGAATTTATGAGGTTACACTTACTTGTAATAGCTTCACTGCACCCCCATGTGAAGATGTTTCGAAGTACTTATTCTGGGACACCTATCACCCTACAGAGAGAGCGTATaacattatcataaaaaaaattttaaggcaGTATCCGTCATCACTAAACTAA
- the LOC135673529 gene encoding F-box protein At4g35930-like, translating into MSPESITFRQKRRMKNARNKYMNPGALVQLSCSRTTARSCADVGMKVVILESKEEIDKLHQNEVIRESIPTVSPVGVYLQPTTEVSKQQKQPQTPKAQHAVDSDGLSRLESLPMDLLVKILCYLHHDQLRAVFHVCQQVRAAVLLARKQHFNYTTPDRSRQGMLRNRTPVPSEHWSFVRKEGKGMWVSSPHTPRAPRQGPRPPRLHIMDMKQISAVLFQESTLSPRRIAPPGLPRPLFKAVASTRVLIYEDELCQAVAHNKLR; encoded by the exons ATGAGTCCAGAATCAATAACATTTCGTCAAAAAAGGAGGATGAAGAATGCCAGAAACAAGTACATGAACCCAGGTGCACTTGTGCAGCTCAGTTGCAGCAGGACCACTGCCAGATCTTGTGCAGATGTAGGGATGAAAGTGGTTATCTTGGAGTCTAAGGAAGAAATAGATAAACTACATCAAAATGAGGTTATCCGAGAGAGTATCCCTACTGTGTCTCCTGTTGGGGTCTACCTTCAGCCTACAACAGAAGTCAGTAAGCAACAGAAACAGCCTCAAACACCTAAAGCACAGCACGCTGTCGATTCTGATGGTCTTTCAAGGCTTGAATCTCTTCCTATGGATCTTCTG GTTAAAATCCTGTGCTACTTGCATCATGATCAACTAAGAGCTGTTTTCCATGTTTGTCAGCAAGTTCGAGCAGCA GTCCTTTTGGCTAGGAAACAACATTTTAATTACACTACTCCAGACAGGTCTAGGCAAGGGATGCTTAGGAATAGAACTCCTGTTCCAAGTGAACATTGGTCATTTGTAAG GAAGGAAGGGAAGGGTATGTGGGTATCAAGCCCACACACTCCAAGAGCTCCGAGACAAGGACCTCGTCCTCCTCGTCTTCACATAATGGATATGAAACAAATTTCAGCTGTTCTTTTCCAGGAGTCTACATTATCTCCAAGGCGCATTGCCCCTCCAGGTTTGCCAAGGCCACTTTTCAAGGCTGTGGCTTCTACTAGAGTTCTAATTTATGAagatgagctctgccaggcagtagcACATAATAAGCTTCGTTAA
- the LOC135673530 gene encoding receptor homology region, transmembrane domain- and RING domain-containing protein 1-like, with protein sequence MTSSGRPRRRLVRGFAGFFSYSLFLVSVSSLLCPSDALVHLRSKPFSFTFIDAPARFAVPVDGLGICGSLHAAEPLDACSVLRTNWTAVGDSGGGDARFVLISRGVCSFEEKVRNAQDGGFEAAIIYDDQEKSSLYSMVGDSAGIHIHAVFVSKMAGETLKKFARGEKGECCIGSSMDETAGTILVISFVSLVVIIMVLAAFMLARNCRLLRNGVHSQPSSMKREAVEMLPCFTFRTAYLNSKHTAETCAICLEDYRDGDSLRVLPCLHDFHLVCVDSWLTKWGTFCPVCKRDMRS encoded by the exons ATGACATCCTCTGGTCGCCCCCGTCGCCGCCTCGTCCGTGGCTTTGCTGGTTTCTTCTCCTACTCTCTCTTCCTCGTCTCCGTCTCCTCCCTCCTCTGCCCCTCCGACGCCCTCGTACACCTCCGCTCCAAGCCATTCTCCTTCACCTTCATCGACGCGCCCGCCCGCTTCG CTGTTCCGGTCGATGGACTGGGGATCTGCGGATCGCTGCACGCCGCCGAGCCCCTTGATGCGTGCTCCGTTCTCAGGACTAACTGGACTGCCGTAGGCGACAGCGGCGGAGGAGATGCGAGGTTTGTTCTGATCTCCAGGGGCGTGTGCAGCTTCGAGGAGAAGGTTAGGAACGCCCAGGATGGTGGATTTGAGGCTGCGATCATATACGACGACCAGGAGAAGAGCAGTTTGTACTCCA TGGTTGGAGATTCTGCTGGCATACATATACATGCAGTTTTTGTTTCAAAGATGGCAGGTGAGACTTTAAAGAAGTTTGCTCGAGGTGAAAAGGGCGAATGTTGTATAGGATCTTCAATGGACGAGACTGCCGGAACCATCCTGGTTATCTCCTTTGTTTCTCTTGTTGTCATAATAATGGTACTTGCTGCATTTATGTTGGCTAGAAACTGTCGGCTTCTTCGGAATGGAGTTCATAGTCAGCCTTCTAGTATGAAAAGAGAAGCAGTGGAAATGCTTCCCTGCTTCACATTTAGAACTGCCTACTTAAATAGCAAGCATACAGCAGAGACTTGTGCTATTTGCCTTGAAGATTACAGAGATGGAGATTCCCTGAGAGTTCTTCCCTGTCTACATG ATTTCCATTTGGTGTGTGTTGATTCCTGGTTAACGAAATGGGGAACATTTTGTCCGGTCTGTAAACGAGACATGCGCTCATGA